The following coding sequences lie in one Halomonas sp. 'Soap Lake #6' genomic window:
- a CDS encoding Lrp/AsnC family transcriptional regulator, with protein sequence MSQFDKVDAKIVEFLQVDGRLSNAKLAERLSISEATCWRRHKRLEEVGIIEGYQATLNRRHLGGNVLAFVQITCTQHSEEATETFERIIQASSRVLSCHNTTGEADFLLQVIARDLDDYSHFVEKVLRQLPGVSSIRSNISLREMKATNHLPVEELLGL encoded by the coding sequence ATGAGCCAATTCGATAAAGTAGATGCCAAAATCGTTGAGTTCCTGCAGGTAGATGGTCGGCTCTCCAACGCCAAGCTCGCCGAACGACTTTCCATTAGCGAAGCCACCTGCTGGCGACGCCATAAACGCCTGGAGGAGGTAGGCATAATCGAAGGCTACCAAGCCACACTGAACCGGCGACATCTAGGCGGAAACGTGCTGGCGTTTGTGCAGATTACCTGTACCCAGCACAGCGAAGAGGCAACCGAAACGTTCGAGCGCATTATTCAGGCTAGTTCCCGGGTACTCAGTTGCCATAACACCACCGGCGAGGCGGACTTCCTGCTACAGGTTATCGCCCGCGACCTGGACGACTATAGCCACTTCGTGGAGAAGGTATTACGCCAGTTGCCGGGAGTATCGAGCATCCGCTCAAATATCTCCCTGCGGGAAATGAAGGCTACCAATCATTTGCCGGTTGAGGAGTTGCTGGGGCTGTAA
- a CDS encoding YdcF family protein codes for MSHALILWRYLTASPGYHQEGLLVVCGSYDLRVCDYACDLFKRHKFDRLLITGRTGNWTHHLWSETEARIFAKRARQHSIPDKSIILDTEATNFAENIRNARLLVPSARKVTFITKLNSIRRVLATAPVQWPDANVRADGPPIRFPDEVSNVVGVFGLIAEMVGDIDRLIKYPDAGFQIATEVPDDVWTSYRYLAENGFDSHMISLTT; via the coding sequence ATGAGTCATGCGCTAATCTTATGGCGCTATCTCACCGCATCTCCTGGCTATCACCAGGAAGGATTACTGGTTGTCTGCGGATCGTACGATCTGCGCGTGTGTGATTACGCCTGCGATCTTTTCAAGCGCCACAAATTCGATCGGCTGCTGATTACCGGGCGAACAGGAAATTGGACCCATCATCTATGGAGCGAAACCGAAGCGCGAATCTTTGCAAAGCGGGCCCGTCAGCACTCTATTCCTGACAAGTCGATAATCCTAGATACTGAGGCGACGAACTTCGCTGAGAACATTCGCAATGCGCGCCTTCTTGTTCCCTCGGCCAGAAAAGTGACGTTTATTACGAAACTGAACTCTATTCGTCGTGTCCTCGCCACTGCACCGGTCCAGTGGCCCGATGCCAATGTGCGAGCAGATGGACCGCCAATCCGCTTCCCCGACGAAGTATCGAACGTTGTCGGGGTTTTTGGTTTGATTGCAGAGATGGTCGGGGACATCGATAGACTCATCAAATACCCTGATGCTGGCTTCCAGATCGCAACTGAGGTGCCGGACGATGTTTGGACGTCGTATCGATACTTGGCCGAAAATGGCTTCGACAGTCACATGATCTCGTTAACCACCTGA
- the pyrE gene encoding orotate phosphoribosyltransferase, producing the protein MATTLQPYQRDFIAFAIEQGVLKFGEFTLKSGRVSPYFFNAGLFQTGRALAKLGRFYAQAIVDSGLKADVLFGPAYKGIPLAAVTAAALADHHDRDMPYAFNRKEAKTHGEGGNIVGAALAGDILIIDDVITAGTAIREVMGLIEQSGARAGGVIIALDRQERGQGEQSAIQEVQAQYGMPVVSIVTLEQVLTYLEEHAGGEMLAYAEAVRAYRDRYGIVG; encoded by the coding sequence GTGGCTACCACTCTACAACCCTATCAGCGCGATTTCATTGCCTTCGCTATCGAGCAGGGCGTACTCAAGTTTGGCGAGTTCACGCTTAAGTCGGGGCGAGTAAGCCCTTACTTCTTCAATGCAGGCCTGTTTCAGACCGGCCGCGCCTTAGCTAAGCTGGGTCGCTTCTATGCTCAGGCAATTGTCGATAGCGGCCTAAAGGCCGACGTGCTGTTTGGCCCAGCTTACAAGGGCATTCCGTTGGCGGCGGTCACCGCAGCGGCCTTGGCCGACCACCACGACCGCGATATGCCCTATGCGTTTAACCGTAAAGAGGCCAAAACCCACGGCGAAGGCGGCAACATTGTGGGCGCAGCACTTGCTGGCGACATTTTGATTATTGATGACGTAATTACCGCTGGTACCGCCATTCGTGAGGTCATGGGCCTAATTGAGCAAAGCGGTGCCCGCGCAGGTGGCGTGATTATTGCGCTTGACCGCCAAGAGCGCGGCCAGGGTGAACAGAGCGCCATCCAGGAAGTACAGGCCCAGTATGGCATGCCAGTGGTTAGCATTGTCACCCTAGAGCAAGTACTCACTTACCTTGAAGAACATGCGGGAGGCGAAATGTTGGCCTACGCCGAAGCAGTGCGCGCCTATCGCGACCGCTACGGTATCGTAGGCTAA
- a CDS encoding exodeoxyribonuclease III, which yields MKIASINVNGIRDAVDRGFLDWLAQQDADVVCVQNIKAKSFELGDHILYPEGYEGYFLDAEEDGFAGVALYCRKIPKAIMYGLGFPQCDHEGRFLQADYERFSIVSFLMPDGSDQKAKQAFMEQYQEYLTKMSRKRREYILCGTWHIAHKTVDLANWSDNQLTSGFRPEERAWMDQVLGPTGFIDTFREINRDAGEYTWWPKLDQDVPRERQEGWRIDYQLVGPNFRRHVVDAWIDYDATFSEFAPLIVEYDLAL from the coding sequence ATGAAAATTGCCAGCATCAATGTCAATGGTATACGTGATGCCGTCGACCGTGGCTTCCTGGACTGGCTGGCTCAGCAGGATGCCGATGTGGTCTGCGTGCAGAACATCAAGGCAAAAAGTTTCGAACTGGGTGACCATATTCTCTATCCGGAAGGCTATGAAGGCTACTTTCTGGATGCTGAGGAAGATGGTTTCGCCGGTGTGGCACTCTATTGCCGTAAAATCCCCAAGGCCATTATGTACGGTTTGGGGTTCCCCCAGTGTGACCACGAAGGGCGCTTTCTGCAGGCGGATTATGAACGCTTCAGTATTGTCTCTTTCCTGATGCCTGACGGGAGTGATCAAAAAGCCAAGCAGGCGTTTATGGAGCAGTACCAGGAGTACCTGACGAAGATGTCGCGCAAACGTCGCGAATATATCCTCTGCGGTACCTGGCATATTGCCCATAAAACCGTCGACTTGGCCAACTGGTCGGACAATCAGCTCACTTCTGGTTTCCGTCCGGAAGAGCGCGCCTGGATGGATCAGGTGCTTGGCCCAACCGGTTTTATCGACACTTTCCGCGAGATCAATCGCGACGCTGGTGAATATACCTGGTGGCCAAAGCTTGACCAAGACGTGCCCCGTGAACGTCAGGAAGGCTGGCGGATCGACTACCAATTGGTCGGCCCCAACTTCCGTCGCCACGTGGTGGACGCGTGGATTGATTACGATGCGACCTTCTCCGAGTTCGCACCGCTGATCGTTGAGTATGACTTAGCGCTCTAA
- the rph gene encoding ribonuclease PH produces the protein MRPDVVRPSGRQADQLREIRLTRDYTRHAEGSVLVEFGDTKVLCNASVEAGAPRWLRGKNQGWVTAEYGMLPRATHTRSNREATQGKQGGRTLEIQRLIGRSLRAAINLKKLGEFTITVDCDVIQADGGTRTAAITGGCVALVDAIRHLQREKKIKGDPFKQLVSAVSVGIYKGVPVLDLDYPEDSKADTDLNVVMTESGELIEVQGTAEAGAFSRAELNAMLDLAEKAGGELREQQREALGIRG, from the coding sequence ATGCGTCCTGATGTTGTTCGCCCCAGTGGTCGCCAAGCCGACCAGCTCCGTGAGATTCGCTTAACCCGCGATTACACTCGCCATGCGGAAGGTTCTGTACTGGTGGAGTTTGGCGATACCAAGGTGCTGTGTAATGCGAGCGTGGAAGCAGGTGCACCGCGCTGGCTGCGTGGCAAGAATCAGGGCTGGGTCACTGCCGAGTACGGCATGCTGCCCCGTGCTACCCACACCCGCAGTAACCGTGAAGCAACCCAGGGCAAACAGGGTGGCCGTACACTGGAAATTCAGCGTTTGATTGGCCGCAGTCTACGCGCTGCCATCAACCTCAAGAAGTTGGGTGAGTTCACCATCACCGTGGATTGTGACGTGATCCAGGCGGATGGCGGCACCCGCACTGCAGCGATTACCGGCGGCTGCGTGGCATTGGTAGATGCTATTCGCCACCTTCAACGCGAGAAAAAGATCAAAGGCGACCCCTTCAAGCAGTTGGTCAGTGCCGTTTCGGTGGGTATCTATAAAGGTGTGCCGGTGCTGGATTTAGACTATCCAGAAGACAGCAAAGCCGACACCGATCTAAACGTGGTGATGACTGAAAGCGGTGAGCTAATAGAAGTACAGGGCACAGCGGAAGCTGGTGCGTTTAGCCGTGCTGAGCTAAACGCGATGCTTGATCTTGCCGAGAAAGCCGGCGGGGAGCTACGCGAGCAACAGCGCGAAGCGCTGGGAATTCGTGGGTAA
- a CDS encoding HipA domain-containing protein — translation MFNLFACNQDDHSKNWAFLQDDRGQWKPTPFYDVTFSPHPFSEHATGYMGFGKHPPLKAIQQLTTHAGFANWQQAQPVHSRDR, via the coding sequence CTGTTTAACTTATTTGCCTGCAACCAGGATGACCACAGTAAAAACTGGGCATTTTTGCAGGATGATCGCGGCCAATGGAAACCAACGCCCTTTTATGATGTGACCTTTAGCCCCCACCCATTCTCAGAACATGCCACGGGTTATATGGGTTTTGGCAAGCACCCCCCACTAAAAGCCATCCAGCAGCTAACTACCCATGCAGGCTTTGCCAATTGGCAACAGGCTCAACCTGTACATTCAAGAGATCGTTGA
- a CDS encoding helix-turn-helix domain-containing protein: protein MRRFLLLDDTDVQLAFATHLRSLREQAKLSRAALAERSSVPAPTIKKFELTGQISFRQLLLLWQSLDDLARLYALTQQDALSTKIPSSIDEVLKDGL from the coding sequence ATGCGCCGCTTTCTGCTGTTAGACGATACCGATGTCCAGCTAGCCTTTGCTACTCACCTGCGTAGCTTACGCGAACAGGCCAAGTTATCCCGCGCGGCGCTAGCGGAGCGGAGTAGTGTGCCCGCCCCCACTATCAAAAAATTTGAGCTCACCGGGCAAATATCGTTTCGCCAACTGCTATTGCTATGGCAAAGCCTAGACGACTTGGCACGGCTATATGCGCTAACCCAGCAAGATGCATTAAGCACAAAGATACCTTCCTCTATCGATGAGGTACTTAAAGATGGCCTTTAA
- a CDS encoding c-type cytochrome, whose amino-acid sequence MKSKLIMSGLAALGVMAGTSSAYASDAARDAMAERLAPVGQLCLQGQDCGTAAAPAAASNGGDSIDGAGIYNRICMACHETGAAGAPVRGDEAAWAERTEQGFATLLEHSINGIGAMPARGGNPNLSDEEMEASTAYLLEPVMDVPELGGSDEAASDDVAAAEAADETVSEEVVAEADVAADEEAVASAEDASTEDASNGGSGLDGEALYASTGCVACHAAGVAGAPLIGDADDWGPRIDKGIDELYASVFNGLGVMPPRGGSSASDEEIMAVVDYMVSQVQ is encoded by the coding sequence GTGAAATCTAAGCTGATCATGAGCGGGCTGGCGGCCCTTGGCGTCATGGCAGGCACATCTAGTGCTTATGCCAGCGATGCCGCACGTGACGCAATGGCAGAGCGCCTGGCACCTGTAGGCCAACTCTGTTTACAGGGACAAGACTGTGGTACTGCAGCAGCCCCAGCGGCGGCGAGCAATGGCGGCGACAGTATTGATGGTGCCGGCATCTATAACCGTATTTGTATGGCGTGTCATGAAACAGGTGCTGCTGGTGCACCGGTTCGCGGTGACGAAGCTGCTTGGGCGGAACGTACAGAGCAAGGTTTTGCTACGCTTCTTGAGCACTCTATCAATGGTATTGGCGCGATGCCTGCCCGTGGTGGTAACCCCAACCTTTCCGATGAAGAGATGGAAGCCTCAACAGCTTACCTACTCGAGCCGGTGATGGACGTACCTGAGCTAGGTGGTAGCGACGAGGCTGCCAGTGATGATGTGGCCGCAGCAGAGGCAGCAGACGAGACAGTAAGCGAAGAAGTGGTTGCCGAGGCTGACGTCGCCGCTGATGAAGAAGCGGTTGCCAGTGCAGAAGATGCTAGCACAGAAGACGCCAGTAACGGTGGCAGTGGCTTAGATGGAGAAGCACTGTATGCCAGCACGGGTTGTGTTGCTTGCCACGCAGCAGGCGTTGCGGGTGCACCACTGATTGGCGATGCTGACGACTGGGGCCCTCGCATTGATAAAGGTATTGATGAGCTTTATGCCAGCGTATTCAACGGCCTGGGGGTGATGCCTCCTCGCGGTGGTAGCAGCGCCTCTGACGAAGAAATTATGGCTGTTGTGGATTACATGGTGTCGCAAGTTCAGTAA
- a CDS encoding zinc-dependent alcohol dehydrogenase family protein — protein sequence MKAVVFERFSAPPQIQHLPDPTPEAHGVVVKVMATGVCRSDWHGWVGHDTDIQLPHVPGHELAGVVEAVGKDVKQWRIGDRVTVPFVGGCGTCPECHSGNHQVCDSQFQPGFTHWGSFAEYVSIHYADVNLVALPETLDFATAASLGCRFVTSFRAVVDQGKTSAGQWVAVHGCGGVGLSAVMIANAIGANVVAIDISEEALSLARQLGAISTVNAAKVANVVEAVTEITRGGAHVSLDALGHPTTCFNSISNLRKRGKHIQVGLMLAENSTPAIPMSKVIAHELEILGSHGMQAHRYDAMLAMVQSGKLVPEQLIGKRITLEQSIDALMNMDKFEGAGVTVVTEF from the coding sequence ATGAAAGCCGTTGTTTTTGAGCGCTTTTCCGCCCCACCCCAGATTCAACACTTGCCTGACCCTACGCCCGAGGCGCATGGCGTGGTGGTGAAAGTGATGGCGACCGGGGTTTGCCGCAGCGACTGGCATGGCTGGGTGGGGCACGATACCGATATTCAGCTACCCCATGTGCCAGGCCATGAGCTGGCAGGCGTTGTGGAAGCCGTGGGTAAAGACGTCAAACAGTGGCGTATTGGCGATCGAGTGACAGTGCCGTTCGTGGGTGGATGTGGCACTTGCCCTGAGTGCCACTCCGGCAATCACCAGGTTTGCGATAGCCAGTTCCAACCCGGCTTCACGCACTGGGGCTCCTTTGCCGAGTATGTAAGCATTCACTACGCCGATGTGAATTTGGTCGCGCTGCCGGAGACACTCGACTTTGCGACGGCGGCCAGCCTGGGCTGTCGTTTTGTGACCTCATTTCGGGCAGTGGTTGATCAGGGGAAAACATCAGCAGGGCAGTGGGTGGCCGTCCACGGCTGTGGAGGTGTTGGCCTCTCTGCCGTGATGATTGCCAATGCTATAGGCGCTAACGTTGTCGCCATCGATATTTCGGAAGAGGCGCTTAGTCTGGCTCGTCAACTGGGTGCTATCTCCACTGTGAATGCAGCCAAGGTCGCCAATGTGGTGGAAGCGGTAACGGAAATAACTCGGGGAGGCGCCCACGTATCCCTGGATGCGTTAGGCCACCCGACGACCTGCTTTAACTCCATCAGCAACTTGCGTAAACGCGGCAAGCATATTCAGGTTGGGCTGATGTTGGCTGAGAACAGCACACCAGCCATTCCCATGAGTAAAGTCATTGCCCATGAGCTTGAAATACTGGGTAGCCACGGCATGCAGGCGCACCGTTATGACGCCATGCTGGCGATGGTTCAGTCTGGCAAGCTGGTGCCTGAGCAGCTTATCGGCAAACGAATCACTCTTGAACAGTCGATTGATGCGCTGATGAATATGGATAAGTTCGAAGGGGCGGGTGTGACGGTGGTAACCGAGTTTTGA
- a CDS encoding tRNA (cytidine(34)-2'-O)-methyltransferase, which yields MFEVALFEPRMAPNTGNIMRLVANNGCRLHLIEPLGFDLEEKKLRRAGLDYRDLANVTRHADFTAFQAAMQGRTIWAITTKGTRAYSDAPFTSGDVLLFGSETAGLSPQVHASLPAEQKLRIPMQPNNRSLNLSNAVAIVSYEAWRQQGYAGALAAN from the coding sequence ATGTTTGAAGTAGCGCTATTTGAACCGCGAATGGCTCCCAATACGGGCAACATTATGCGCCTGGTGGCTAACAATGGCTGCCGATTACACTTAATTGAACCGCTGGGCTTTGATCTCGAAGAGAAAAAGCTGCGCCGTGCCGGGTTAGACTACCGCGATCTCGCCAACGTAACCCGCCATGCAGATTTTACGGCGTTTCAAGCGGCGATGCAGGGGCGCACCATTTGGGCGATTACCACCAAGGGCACCCGTGCCTATAGCGATGCCCCGTTTACATCTGGTGATGTGCTGCTATTTGGCTCAGAAACGGCAGGGCTTTCGCCTCAGGTACATGCTTCACTGCCTGCTGAACAGAAGCTACGTATCCCCATGCAGCCTAATAACCGCAGCCTAAATCTTTCGAATGCTGTTGCCATCGTTAGCTATGAAGCGTGGCGCCAGCAAGGCTATGCTGGCGCTTTAGCGGCTAACTAA
- the rep gene encoding DNA helicase Rep, whose translation MPQPPTSILSRIKGLNPRQQEAVRYIDGPCLVLAGAGSGKTSVITTKIAYLVQECGMSARKIAAVTFTNKAAREMKERVGQMLKGKEGHGLTVSTFHNLGLNIIRGELKTLGYKPGFSLFDPEDAKALLRDLMNKDAQVDAEQINAVQSKISTWKNDLVLPSDALSFAADDDEHFAARVYEAYVRHLKAYNAVDFDDLILLPVVLLQRDPEALARWRNKIHYMLVDEYQDTNVSQYLLVKLLMAERATFTVVGDDDQSIYAWRGARPENLVTLGEDFPRLKVIKLEQNYRSTATILRAANTLIANNPHVYDKTLWSDMGDGAPIRVIVNRHEEAESERVASEMLTRRIKEKAEWRDFAVLYRGNFQARLLELKLQHYQIPYKLSGGTSFFSRNEIKDTMAYLRLLINPADDNAFLRIVNVPRREIGPGTLEKLANYANERTISLFSACHELGLEQVLPTRAVERLSRFTHFIDGVRKRMDQGDAIAAIRDMLRDMDYEAWLYQNASAPTVAERRMANVWILIDQLEKSLNRDPEDDTASTETETDGVEAAISRLVLRDILEQQAEEDDSDRVQLLTMHASKGLEFPHVYLMGLEEDLLPHRNAIEMGTVEEERRLAYVGITRARRTLTLTLARQRKAYGELMDCQQSRFLDELPGDDLEWEGRADKEDPDKKQARGKDAIAGLRSLLG comes from the coding sequence ATGCCCCAACCGCCAACGAGCATCCTTAGCCGCATTAAAGGGCTCAACCCGCGCCAGCAGGAAGCGGTGCGCTATATCGATGGCCCCTGTTTGGTTTTGGCGGGCGCGGGGTCCGGTAAAACCAGCGTAATCACCACCAAAATCGCTTACTTGGTGCAAGAGTGCGGCATGAGCGCGCGTAAGATCGCGGCGGTGACCTTTACCAACAAAGCTGCCAGGGAAATGAAAGAGCGCGTCGGGCAAATGCTAAAGGGCAAAGAGGGCCATGGGCTAACAGTGTCGACGTTTCACAACCTGGGGCTAAACATTATTCGCGGCGAGCTGAAGACCCTGGGCTATAAACCGGGCTTTTCGCTATTCGATCCTGAAGATGCCAAGGCGCTGCTGCGGGATTTAATGAACAAAGACGCCCAGGTAGATGCTGAGCAGATCAACGCCGTACAGAGTAAAATTTCTACCTGGAAAAACGATTTGGTGCTGCCCAGTGACGCGCTATCGTTTGCTGCTGATGATGACGAGCACTTTGCCGCACGGGTCTATGAAGCCTATGTACGCCATTTAAAAGCTTACAACGCGGTGGATTTCGACGACCTTATTCTGCTACCGGTCGTTCTTCTCCAGCGTGACCCCGAAGCGCTGGCCCGCTGGCGGAACAAAATCCACTACATGTTGGTGGACGAGTACCAGGACACTAACGTTTCCCAGTACCTGTTAGTAAAGCTTTTGATGGCCGAACGGGCTACTTTCACGGTGGTGGGTGATGATGACCAGTCAATCTATGCGTGGCGCGGTGCACGGCCCGAGAATCTGGTAACCCTTGGCGAAGATTTTCCACGCTTAAAAGTCATCAAGCTGGAGCAAAATTACCGCTCTACCGCCACTATATTGCGCGCTGCCAATACACTGATCGCCAATAATCCCCACGTTTACGATAAAACCTTGTGGTCGGATATGGGCGACGGCGCCCCTATTCGGGTGATCGTCAACCGCCATGAAGAAGCTGAATCTGAGCGCGTTGCTAGCGAAATGCTCACTAGGCGTATTAAGGAAAAAGCCGAGTGGCGCGATTTTGCGGTGCTTTATCGGGGTAACTTCCAGGCACGGTTATTAGAGCTTAAGCTGCAGCATTACCAAATCCCTTACAAACTCTCCGGCGGCACGTCGTTTTTCTCGCGTAACGAGATCAAAGACACCATGGCTTACCTGCGGCTACTGATTAACCCCGCCGACGACAACGCCTTTTTGCGCATTGTGAACGTACCACGCAGAGAAATTGGTCCCGGCACGCTGGAAAAACTTGCCAACTATGCCAATGAGCGCACTATCTCGCTGTTTTCCGCCTGCCACGAGCTGGGGTTAGAACAAGTATTGCCGACCCGCGCTGTGGAACGGCTTTCACGCTTCACTCACTTTATCGATGGCGTGCGCAAGCGTATGGATCAAGGCGATGCGATTGCCGCGATCCGCGATATGTTAAGGGATATGGATTACGAGGCGTGGCTCTACCAAAACGCCAGCGCGCCCACGGTCGCTGAAAGACGCATGGCTAACGTATGGATATTAATCGATCAGTTGGAGAAGTCGCTTAATCGCGATCCAGAAGACGATACCGCTTCTACCGAGACAGAAACTGACGGTGTGGAAGCCGCTATTTCACGTTTGGTACTGCGCGACATTCTGGAGCAGCAGGCAGAGGAAGATGACTCCGACCGTGTACAGCTACTTACCATGCACGCCTCAAAGGGGCTTGAGTTTCCCCATGTCTATTTAATGGGCCTGGAGGAGGACCTACTGCCCCACCGCAATGCCATTGAGATGGGTACCGTAGAAGAGGAGCGGCGCTTAGCCTACGTGGGTATCACAAGGGCACGGCGCACACTAACATTAACGCTCGCACGCCAGCGTAAAGCCTACGGTGAACTGATGGACTGCCAGCAAAGCCGCTTTTTAGACGAACTACCAGGCGATGATTTGGAATGGGAAGGCCGTGCAGATAAAGAGGACCCAGACAAAAAGCAGGCCAGGGGTAAAGATGCCATTGCCGGGCTGCGCTCTTTATTGGGCTGA
- a CDS encoding DUF1016 N-terminal domain-containing protein has protein sequence MTEQNPTAFSRLVSAITQQIEQARGQVRQAVNTAMVQSYWEIGRLIVEHEQQDNRRAEYGKQQLQQLSQQLTERLGKGFDVTILRNMRQFYQSFPKRNAVRTEVKLSMYAPHKPVLKEHWQRLHADPRLLAH, from the coding sequence ATGACGGAGCAGAACCCAACCGCTTTTAGTCGCCTGGTTAGCGCGATTACCCAACAGATAGAGCAGGCCCGTGGGCAGGTACGCCAAGCTGTGAATACGGCCATGGTACAAAGCTATTGGGAAATAGGCCGTTTAATTGTCGAGCACGAACAGCAAGACAATCGCCGCGCAGAGTATGGTAAGCAGCAGCTACAGCAGCTCTCGCAACAGCTAACCGAGCGGCTGGGAAAGGGCTTTGATGTCACTATCTTGCGCAATATGCGCCAGTTTTATCAGAGCTTTCCAAAACGGAACGCAGTGCGTACCGAAGTAAAATTATCCATGTACGCGCCTCACAAGCCAGTACTCAAAGAACATTGGCAACGACTACATGCTGATCCTCGCCTACTTGCTCACTAA
- a CDS encoding YicC/YloC family endoribonuclease has protein sequence MANPRQVHSMTAFARTEQAAPFGTLQVEIRSVNQRYLEPHFRLHESLRDLEPVLREALRTRLARGKVECSLRFEAAEANDAPAVNTRRLKEIADALAAIQQQVPSAAAPTTLELLNQPGVMETQHLDQDAIKAAAKVLFDQALDELIDARAREGDKLAEMITTRLTSISEQVATVRSLLPQILERQRTQLLERLEVAKTELDPQRLEAELVLVAQKADVDEELDRLTAHIEEVGHQLAQKGPKGRRLDFLMQELNREANTLSSKSVVAETTRCAVELKVLIEQMREQIQNIE, from the coding sequence ATGGCCAACCCACGCCAGGTACACAGCATGACCGCCTTTGCTCGCACCGAGCAAGCAGCCCCTTTCGGCACCCTACAGGTGGAAATTCGCTCGGTGAACCAGCGCTATTTAGAGCCCCATTTCCGCCTGCATGAAAGCCTAAGGGACCTAGAACCGGTGCTGCGAGAAGCACTGCGTACGCGACTGGCGCGAGGCAAAGTAGAGTGCAGCCTACGTTTTGAAGCTGCCGAGGCCAATGATGCCCCCGCAGTTAATACTCGGCGTCTAAAAGAGATCGCCGATGCCCTTGCGGCGATTCAGCAGCAGGTACCTAGCGCAGCAGCGCCGACGACTCTGGAGTTACTCAATCAGCCCGGTGTAATGGAAACCCAGCACCTCGACCAAGATGCCATCAAAGCCGCTGCAAAAGTGCTGTTTGACCAAGCGCTGGATGAGCTAATTGACGCCCGCGCCCGGGAAGGCGACAAGCTCGCCGAGATGATCACCACCCGACTGACGTCCATCAGTGAACAGGTCGCCACCGTGCGTAGCTTGTTGCCACAGATTCTAGAGCGTCAGCGCACGCAACTGCTGGAACGCCTGGAAGTCGCCAAAACCGAACTCGACCCCCAACGCCTTGAAGCCGAGTTGGTGCTGGTAGCACAAAAAGCTGATGTGGACGAAGAGTTGGATCGCTTAACAGCGCATATCGAAGAGGTTGGCCACCAGCTCGCCCAGAAAGGCCCCAAAGGCCGTCGCCTGGACTTCCTGATGCAGGAACTCAACCGCGAAGCCAACACCCTCTCGTCAAAATCTGTGGTCGCTGAGACGACACGCTGCGCGGTGGAGTTGAAGGTGTTGATTGAGCAGATGCGTGAGCAGATTCAGAATATTGAGTGA
- a CDS encoding GNAT family N-acetyltransferase, whose amino-acid sequence MVNAPDEQWQGLWVSYLGGQMNGAVWVQCLPGNMARLWLPRMQGVTIPGGISHGANATGASVHALLDAAYQWVKTHNIRLCHLELAPQAHETETLLLQHDMQPLVTLAYLTCNSTRRLALNSEIFVSLQPFSKLSDIEQLDLLGAVGRDSLDSCALRDILSVQELLAGFYQQDAQAPEHWYAVSYQQALVGVLLLAARPALDRWELLLMGLTPEWRGQGLGRALLNKALSLTQQAGIAEVMLAVDELNLPARRIYQQAGFKTYAEQRLFAWKGGSEPG is encoded by the coding sequence ATGGTGAACGCACCAGATGAGCAGTGGCAGGGGTTGTGGGTAAGTTACCTGGGTGGTCAGATGAATGGCGCTGTCTGGGTGCAGTGTTTGCCTGGGAACATGGCGCGGCTGTGGTTGCCAAGGATGCAAGGGGTAACAATTCCAGGGGGAATCAGCCATGGGGCAAACGCTACAGGGGCGTCTGTTCACGCGCTGTTAGATGCAGCGTACCAATGGGTGAAAACGCACAATATTCGGCTGTGTCACTTGGAGCTTGCTCCCCAGGCCCATGAAACAGAAACGCTGCTACTACAACACGACATGCAGCCGTTGGTTACGTTAGCGTACTTAACCTGCAACAGTACCCGGCGCTTAGCGTTAAATTCAGAGATTTTTGTATCACTGCAGCCATTTAGTAAGCTTTCCGACATAGAACAGCTCGACCTTTTGGGCGCAGTAGGGCGTGATTCGCTGGATAGCTGTGCGCTGCGTGACATTCTCTCGGTGCAAGAGCTATTGGCGGGCTTTTACCAACAAGACGCCCAGGCACCGGAGCATTGGTATGCGGTTAGTTATCAACAGGCGCTAGTGGGTGTGCTGCTGCTTGCAGCCCGGCCGGCGCTAGACCGTTGGGAACTCTTGTTAATGGGGCTAACGCCCGAATGGCGTGGCCAGGGGCTTGGCCGTGCGCTATTGAACAAAGCGCTGAGCCTTACTCAGCAGGCGGGAATCGCCGAGGTTATGCTTGCGGTAGATGAGCTTAATCTACCTGCTCGACGAATTTACCAACAGGCAGGTTTTAAAACCTATGCTGAGCAGCGTTTATTTGCCTGGAAAGGTGGTAGTGAGCCGGGCTAA